One genomic window of Mogibacterium diversum includes the following:
- a CDS encoding CPBP family intramembrane glutamic endopeptidase: MDTKKSPLKRLLFLFLPFIFLFVYDILASLVSVVIERGLTLFSVSDKFLSSSASFMDASIAFVLSIICYIFYRTVFTKREPEVRISKPTGVIYAIILGFGTGGISSLWLNGVYIIADYSPFLAKQVKGFDSLYSDMEKGPYIWLFLAIVVVGPIIEEILFRGIIFSSFENATRSSWFPVIITGVMFGIWHGSFIQGVYTAIFGMILAYFMKKCRSLVFVAFAHGINNLSGTLPPSLDTDFTNTLLNVTSYVCILPTLAILYHLHRKSKKITN; the protein is encoded by the coding sequence TTGGATACAAAAAAATCACCTTTAAAAAGACTACTATTTTTATTTCTACCATTTATATTTTTGTTTGTATATGACATATTGGCATCTTTAGTATCCGTTGTTATAGAAAGAGGACTAACATTATTTTCAGTTAGCGATAAATTTCTGAGTTCAAGCGCGAGCTTTATGGATGCATCCATAGCTTTCGTATTATCTATCATATGCTACATATTTTATCGCACAGTTTTTACCAAAAGAGAGCCCGAAGTTCGTATATCTAAACCAACTGGAGTAATATATGCTATAATCCTCGGCTTCGGTACGGGTGGAATATCGAGCCTTTGGTTAAACGGCGTGTACATTATTGCTGATTATTCACCTTTTCTCGCAAAGCAAGTCAAAGGATTTGATTCGCTATATAGCGATATGGAGAAAGGCCCGTATATATGGCTATTCCTTGCGATTGTTGTAGTAGGACCGATAATCGAGGAAATACTTTTCCGCGGAATCATCTTTAGCAGCTTTGAGAATGCAACGAGAAGTTCATGGTTTCCTGTAATCATAACCGGTGTTATGTTCGGTATATGGCACGGAAGCTTTATACAGGGTGTGTATACGGCAATCTTTGGCATGATCCTAGCTTACTTCATGAAGAAGTGCAGATCGCTGGTGTTTGTTGCATTTGCACACGGCATTAACAATCTGAGCGGAACATTGCCACCTTCACTCGATACTGACTTTACTAACACACTTCTAAATGTTACATCGTACGTATGCATTCTACCAACACTTGCGATCTTATATCATCTGCATCGGAAGAGTAAGAAAATCACTAATTAG
- a CDS encoding YdcF family protein, whose product MYLITFAIVTAFIAFLLYSFIYLATPKKKIYDFIIIHGAGLRDGEYVTTLLKQRIDKAIEAFHNSSNPNIKIICSGGQGSDEKVSEAKAMANYIASNTEVPMGRVLLEEKSTTTYENLLFSKEIGEELVDKPKFLFVTNNYHVYRTSAYARKIKMDGDGLGCRTAGYYIPSAFIREFIAACVKIKWAFVVLYAILFIFLFLL is encoded by the coding sequence ATGTACTTAATAACATTTGCAATAGTCACAGCATTTATAGCATTCCTGCTGTATTCATTTATCTATCTAGCTACTCCAAAGAAAAAGATATATGACTTCATCATCATTCATGGTGCTGGTCTTCGTGACGGTGAATATGTCACGACGCTGTTAAAGCAGAGAATTGACAAGGCCATTGAAGCTTTTCATAACTCCAGTAATCCGAACATTAAGATTATTTGTAGTGGTGGACAAGGGTCAGATGAGAAAGTTTCTGAAGCTAAAGCCATGGCAAATTACATTGCATCCAATACGGAAGTACCGATGGGCCGTGTGCTTCTCGAAGAAAAATCTACTACGACATATGAGAATTTGCTGTTTTCAAAAGAAATCGGAGAAGAGTTAGTAGATAAACCGAAGTTCTTGTTTGTAACTAATAATTATCATGTGTATAGAACTAGCGCTTATGCAAGAAAGATTAAGATGGACGGAGACGGACTAGGGTGTAGAACCGCGGGTTATTATATTCCATCTGCTTTCATAAGAGAGTTTATCGCTGCTTGCGTAAAGATTAAATGGGCATTTGTAGTACTCTATGCAATATTATTTATCTTCCTGTTCTTGCTATAG
- a CDS encoding nitrous oxide-stimulated promoter family protein, giving the protein MESSRIKRKRQKEIMLVSQMIKLYCHKNHTNRNGKELCDECQELIEYARERSEKCRFMKSKSFCSNCKIHCYSPDMRDKIKKVMRYSGPRIIIYHPLLCLRHVITGAKEKRRTRRD; this is encoded by the coding sequence ATGGAATCAAGTAGAATCAAGCGTAAACGCCAAAAAGAGATAATGCTAGTTTCACAGATGATCAAGCTTTATTGTCATAAAAATCATACTAATCGGAATGGAAAAGAACTTTGCGATGAATGTCAAGAGTTGATCGAGTATGCGCGTGAACGTAGCGAGAAATGCCGTTTTATGAAGAGCAAGTCATTTTGCAGTAACTGTAAGATTCACTGCTACTCGCCAGATATGAGAGATAAAATTAAGAAGGTCATGCGTTATAGTGGACCGCGAATTATCATATATCATCCGCTTCTGTGTCTAAGACATGTTATAACAGGAGCGAAGGAAAAGAGGAGAACTAGGCGTGATTAA